From a region of the Hippopotamus amphibius kiboko isolate mHipAmp2 chromosome 3, mHipAmp2.hap2, whole genome shotgun sequence genome:
- the LOC130850409 gene encoding olfactory receptor 5AS1-like → MLEHNYTMPIEFLLVGFTDYLPLRVTLFSIFLIVYTLTVVGNIGIIMLVNINSSLQTPMYYFLSNLSFLDISYSTAITPKMLVNFLASKKSISPYGCALQMFFFGCFADAECLMLAAMAYDCYAAVCNPLLYSTHMSRRVCICFIVLAYFSGSVTSMVHVCLTFRLPFCGSNIVNHFFCDIPPLLALSCTDTHINEILLFALCGFIQTSTFVVIFFSYFCILITVCSIKSSGGRRKTFSTCASHLIAISLFYGTLLFMYLRPIVSYSLDTDKVVAVLYTVVFPMLNPLIYSFRNKDVKNALKKLDWTFK, encoded by the coding sequence ATGTTGGAACATAATTATACCATGCCAATTGAGTTCCTACTTGTTGGATTCACAGATTATCTACCTCTCAGAGTCACACTATTCTCGATATTTCTCATAGTCTATACACTAACTGTGGTGGGAAATATAGGTATAATAATGTTAGTTAATATCAATTCAAGCCTTCAAACCCCCATGTATTATTTTCTCAGCAACTTGTCTTTCTTAGACATCAGCTATTCTACAGCAATCACTCCTAAAATGCTGGTGAATTTCTTAGCATCCAAGAAAAGCATCTCCCCCTATGGGTGTGCActacaaatgtttttctttggctGTTTTGCTGATGCTGAGTGCCTTATGCTGGCAGCAATGGCATATGACTGCTATGCAGCTGTCTGTAATCCATTGCTCTATTCTACACATATGTCTCGGCGAGTCTGTATCTGCTTCATTGTGTTGGCATACTTCAGTGGAAGTGTGACCTCGATGGTACATGTCTGCCTCACATTCAGGCTGCCATTTTGTGGCTCCAATATTGTCAACCATTTTTTCTGTGATATCCCACCTCTCTTGGCTTTATCGTGTACAGACACTCATATCAATGAAATTCTACTCTTTGCCTTGTGTGGCTTCATCCAGACCAGCACTTTTGTGGTCATCTTTTTCTCTTACTTCTGTATCCTCATCACTGTTTGCAGCATCAAGTCCTCAGGTGGCAGAAGGAAAACGTTCTCTACCTGTGCTTCCCATCTCATAGCAATATCCTTATTTTATGGAACGCTCCTGTTTATGTACTTACGTCCCATTGTCAGCTACTCCCTAGACACTGACAAAGTGGTTGCAGTGTTGTATACTGTTGTCTTTCCCATGCTTAATCCACTAATCTATAGCTTCAGAAACAAGGATGTAAAAAATGCCCTCAAAAAGTTGGATTGGACTTTCAAATGA